A portion of the Apus apus isolate bApuApu2 chromosome 3, bApuApu2.pri.cur, whole genome shotgun sequence genome contains these proteins:
- the ENPP4 gene encoding bis(5'-adenosyl)-triphosphatase ENPP4 produces MNLMLTLFFSGIVACCGRSTGDSVSRLLLVSFDGFRADYLETYKLPHLQEFIKDGVLVKEVTNSFITKTFPNHYTIVTGLYEESHGIVANDMYDPDAQKKFSQFNDSDAFWWDEAVPIWVTNQQQGNGASAAAMWPGSDVKINDTTPQFFMKYNFSVTFEERVEKIVAWLNSSNPVVNFATLYWEEPDASGHKYGPDYSENMRKVLEEVDNHIGFLTDKLKAFGLWDTINIIITSDHGMASCSANKLIILDDCIGRNNYTLIDKTPVAAVLPKQNKSDVYNLLKKCSSHMKVYLKEEIPDRFHYRHNKRIQPIILVADEGWTIVQNESFSKLGDHGYDNALPSMHPFLAARGPAFHRGYKQGTMNNVDIYPMMCHILGLTPRPHNGTFSNTKCLLTDQWCVNLPEAVGIVIGALTILTSFTCILIISKKKTAAPRPFSRLQLQSDDDDPLIG; encoded by the exons ATGAACTTGATGTTAACATTATTCTTCTCTGGAATAGTTGCCTGTTGTGGTCGCTCCACTGGTGATTCGGTATCCAGGTTACTTCTTGTGTCCTTTGATGGCTTCAGGGCTGATTACTTGGAAACCTATAAACTTCCTCATCTCCAGGAGTTCATTAAGGATGGTGTGCTTGTAAAAGAAGTGACAAACTCTTTTATCACCAAGACTTTCCCAAACCATTACACGATAGTGACGGGTTTATATGAAGAAAGCCATGGCATTGTGGCCAACGACATGTATGACCCAGATGCTCAGAAGAAGTTCTCACAGTTCAATGATTCAGATGCCTTCTGGTGGGACGAAGCAGTCCCAATTTGGGTAACAAACCAACAGCAGGGAAATGGGGCAagtgctgctgccatgtggCCTGGTAGTGATGTAAAAATTAACGACACGACCCCTCAGTTCTTTATGAAGTATAACTTCTCAGTTACGTTTGAGGAGAGAGTGGAGAAAATTGTTGCATGGCTGAACAGCTCTAACCCAGTAGTCAATTTTGCTACATTATACTGGGAAGAACCAGATGCAAGTGGGCACAAATATGGACCGGATTACTCTGAGAACATGCGCAAAGTATTAGAAGAAGTGGATAATCACATTGGTTTCCTTACTGATAAATTGAAGGCCTTTGGTTTGTGGGACACTATTAATATCATCATAACAAGTGATCATGGAATGGCATCATGTTCTGCAAACAAGCTGATTATCCTGGATGACTGCATCGGTCGCAATAACTATACTCTGATAGACAAGACTCCAgttgctgcagtgctgccaaAGCAGA acAAAAGCGATGTCTACAACTTactgaaaaaatgcagcagtcACATGAAAGTGtatctgaaagaagaaattccAGACAGATTTCATTATCGTCACAATAAGAGGATTCAGCCCATAATTCTGGTTGCAGATGAAGGTTGGACAATTGTACAGAATGAgtctttttcaaaat tAGGTGACCACGGCTACGACAACGCTCTCCCGAGCATGCATCCGTTCCTGGCCGCTCGCGGGCCGGCTTTTCACCGGGGTTACAAGCAGGGCACGATGAACAACGTGGATATTTACCCCATGATGTGCCACATCCTGGGGCTGACGCCGCGGCCGCACAACGGCACTTTCAGTAACACCAAGTGCCTGCTCACTGACCAGTGGTGTGTCAATCTTCCTGAAGCTGTCGGGATAGTTATTGGGGCTTTAACCATACTGACTTCTTTCACCTGCATTCTCATCAtctcaaagaagaaaacagctgcCCCGCGGCCCTTTTCCCGACTTCAATTACAGTCTGATGATGATGATCCTTTAATTGGATAG